One Spinacia oleracea cultivar Varoflay chromosome 4, BTI_SOV_V1, whole genome shotgun sequence DNA segment encodes these proteins:
- the LOC110783277 gene encoding glucan endo-1,3-beta-glucosidase-like, with protein sequence MAVAASWLIVAFLLLGIHSTEAQIGVCYGRLGDNLPCAEEVVNLYEYYNIGAMRLYEPDLPTLEALQGTNIQLMLGVRNQDISCIGSDQSNADDWVETNVLPYATTIKYIAVGNEIKPNSTEAPWVEPAMQNILCTLNANGLGTEIKVSTAIDTGLIKNSYPPSNAEFSNLTYITPIINFLRVNDFPLLVNIQPYIAYMNAPKGSIPLDYLLFRETHCVLNDTYNGVNLCYKNLFDAMYDAMYIATQKVCECHNNSNKTLCQDKKSMSNYKPVQQAVSESGQSSGKFKKHHRFPVNFPANFPANGDGDVVTTVENAKTYYKNLIKHVKKEGTPLRPGAIETYLFAMFDEDKKPGDESERFYGLFTNDGHPKYGKLDFS encoded by the exons ATGGCGGTCGCTGCCTCATGGTTGATCGTCGCGTTTTTATTGCTTGGCATACACTCCACAG AGGCACAAATTGGAGTATGTTACGGAAGGTTGGGAGATAACCTACCATGCGCAGAAGAAGTGGTTAACCTCTACGAATACTACAACATAGGGGCAATGAGACTCTACGAACCCGATTTACCGACACTCGAAGCCCTACAAGGAACCAACATCCAACTCATGTTAGGGGTCCGAAACCAAGACATTTCGTGTATCGGGTCGGACCAATCGAACGCCGACGATTGGGTCGAGACTAACGTCCTCCCTTACGCTACAACGATCAAGTACATCGCGGTCGGAAACGAGATCAAACCGAACAGTACGGAAGCCCCGTGGGTCGAACCAGCGATGCAAAATATTCTATGTACACTAAATGCAAACGGGTTAGGAACCGAAATTAAGGTATCCACGGCGATTGATACGGGCTTAATAAAAAACTCGTATCCGCCGTCTAATGCCGAATTTAGTAACTTAACTTACATTACTCCAATCATAAATTTCTTAAGAGTGAATGACTTTCCATTATTAGTAAACATTCAACCTTACATTGCTTATATGAATGCCCCAAAAGGTAGTATTCCACTTGATTACTTACTATTTAGGGAAACTCATTGTGTGCTTAATGATACTTATAATGGGGTTAATTTATGTTACAAGAACTTATTTGATGCGATGTATGATGCGATGTATATAGCGACACAAAAAGTTTGTGAGTGTCATAATAATAGCAATAAGACACTCTGTCAAGATAAAAAGAGCATGAGTAATTATAAACCGGTTCAACAGGCGGTTTCCGAAAGTGGACAATCATCCGGTAAATTCAAGAAGCATCATAGGTTTCCGGTAAACTTTCCGGCGAACTTTCCGGCAAATGGCGACGGCGATGTTGTGACGACGGTGGAAAATGCAAAGACATACTACAAGAATTTGATCAAGCATGTGAAAAAAGAAGGTACTCCTTTGAGACCAGGGGCAATTGAGACATACTTATTTGCAATGTTTGATGAGGATAAGAAACCCGGGGATGAATCGGAGCGGTTTTATGGGCTTTTTACTAATGATGGACACCCTAAGTATGGAAAACTTGATTTTAGCTGA
- the LOC110783278 gene encoding glucan endo-1,3-beta-glucosidase-like, whose translation MAVLSNNPHKAIAATLFIVAFVSLSLHFTDAQVGVCYGMLGDNLPTEKDVVHLYKSNGIRAMRLYSPNLATLQALQGSGIKLMLDVPNETVPSLASSDPSSAMQWVTTYVVPFASSIKYIVVGNEIHPSDKQASSVLPAMQNVLNALKQNKLGDLIKVSTSIDTTLIVNSYPPSDGQFNDTSSSYTAPIIKFLSTNKSPLLVNVYTYFAYVSNQRDISLNYALFTSPGTVVTDPNNNKNYKNLFDAMVDSVYAALAKAGAPNTAVVVSETGWPSDGGDAATVNNAGTYYRNLINHVEQGTPLRPGQAIETYLFAMFDEDKKIGANTERNFGLFTPTKHPKYGQLNFS comes from the exons ATGGCTGTCCTAAGCAACAATCCTCACAAGGCTATTGCCGCGACATTGTTCATCGTGGCATTCGTATCGCTTAGTCTGCACTTTACAG ATGCACAAGTTGGAGTATGCTATGGAATGCTTGGAGACAACTTACCTACCGAAAAAGATGTAGTGCACCTCTACAAATCCAACGGCATAAGGGCAATGAGACTCTATAGTCCTAACTTAGCAACTCTCCAAGCCCTACAAGGCTCGGGCATTAAACTCATGCTAGATGTACCGAACGAAACGGTCCCATCCCTCGCGTCATCCGATCCATCATCGGCGATGCAATGGGTCACGACTTATGTCGTCCCCTTTGCATCGTCGATTAAATACATCGTCGTAGGGAACGAGATTCACCCGTCCGATAAACAAGCCTCCTCGGTCTTACCCGCCATGCAAAATGTTCTAAATGCACTCAAACAAAACAAATTAGGAGACCTAATTAAGGTTTCTACGTCAATTGATACAACCCTAATCGTAAACTCGTACCCGCCATCCGACGGTCAATTTAACGACACGTCGTCGTCGTATACCGCCCCGATAATAAAGTTTTTATCCACTAATAAATCCCCCTTGTTAGTGAACGTGTACACTTATTTTGCTTACGTTAGTAACCAGCGCGATATTAGCCTTAATTACGCGTTATTTACCTCCCCCGGGACCGTGGTTACCGACCCTAATAACAACAAGAATTACAAAAACTTGTTCGATGCAATGGTAGACTCGGTGTACGCGGCGCTGGCGAAGGCCGGTGCGCCGAACACGGCCGTCGTGGTGTCAGAAACCGGATGGCCGTCGGACGGCGGTGACGCGGCTACGGTGAATAATGCGGGGACTTATTATAGGAACTTGATTAATCATGTGGAGCAAGGGACTCCTTTAAGACCAGGGCAGGCTATTGAGACATACTTGTTTGCAATGTTTGATGAGGATAAGAAAATTGGGGCTAATACTGAGCGCAATTTTGGACTTTTTACTCCCACTAAGCATCCTAAATATGGCCAACTCAACTTTAGTTGA
- the LOC110783279 gene encoding glucan endo-1,3-beta-glucosidase, giving the protein MSMATHRKPPMAVATSPLFVAFLLLGLHSTEAQIGVCYGRLGDNLPCAEDVVNLYKYYNIGAMRLYEPDLPTLEALQGTNIQLMLGVRNQDIQCIGSDQSNADDWVGTNVLPYATTIKYIAVGNEIKPNDKEASWVEPAMQNILCALNANELGTQIKVSTAIDTGLIQKSYPPSLAEFSNLTYITPIIEFLTTNDSPLLVNIEPYIAYVSDRRYIKLDYALFKNHSITFNDTYNGVNRGYKNLFDATYDAVYIALQKVVTPRNEKDTDSLLYDVKQKKNNIKPPRPPVNSESGWPSKGGLHHPTMMKNNGGRIMSGGGQQLRYQTAAAAPQSEEKHDDVATVENAKAYYTNLIKHVKEGTPLTKGQEIESYLFAMFDEDKKAGDDDSERFYGLFMPDQQPKYGHLAF; this is encoded by the exons atgtctATGGCCACCCATAGGAAACCTCCCATGGCGGTCGCCACCTCGCCGCTCTTCGTCGCATTTTTATTGCTTGGCCTACACTCCACAG AGGCACAAATTGGAGTATGTTATGGAAGATTGGGAGACAACTTACCATGCGCAGAAGATGTGGTTAACCTCTACAAATACTACAACATAGGGGCAATGAGACTCTACGAACCCGATTTGCCGACACTCGAAGCCCTACAAGGAACCAACATCCAACTCATGTTAGGGGTCCGAAACCAAGACATTCAATGTATCGGGTCGGACCAATCGAACGCCGACGATTGGGTCGGGACCAACGTCCTCCCATACGCTACAACGATCAAGTACATAGCCGTCGGAAACGAGATCAAACCGAACGATAAGGAAGCCTCGTGGGTCGAACCAGCGATGCAAAATATTTTGTGTGCACTAAATGCGAACGAGTTAGGAACCCAAATTAAGGTTTCCACGGCGATTGATACGGGCTTAATACAAAAATCGTATCCACCGTCCTTGGCCGAATTTAGTAACTTGACGTACATTACACCGATAATCGAGTTTCTAACGACTAATGATTCACCATTGTTGGTAAACATTGAACCCTACATTGCTTATGTGAGTGATCGTCGTTATATTAAACTTGATTATGCACTATTCAAAAACCATAGTATTACTTTTAATGATACTTATAATGGGGTTAACCGAGGTTACAAGAATTTATTCGACGCGACATATGATGCGGTGTATATAGCGTTACAAAAAGTCGTTACACCCCGTAACGAAAAGGACACGGATTCATTATTGTATGATGTCAAACAGAAGAAGAACAACATCAAGCCGCCCCGCCCGCCCGTGAACTCCGAGAGCGGGTGGCCGTCAAAGGGTGGATTACATCACCCCACAATGATGAAAAATAATGGTGGGAGAATAATGTCCGGCGGCGGCCAACAACTCCGCTATCAGACGGCGGCGGCGGCGCCGCAATCGGAGGAAAAACATGATGACGTGGCAACAGTTGAAAATGCAAAGGCGTACTACACGAATTTGATCAAGCATGTGAAGGAAGGGACACCATTGACAAAAGGTCAAGAGATTGAGTCATACTTATTTGCAATGTTTGATGAGGATAAGAAAGCCGGGGATGATGATTCGGAGCGGTTTTACGGGCTTTTTATGCCCGATCAACAACCTAAGTACGGCCATCTCGCCTTTTAA